CGCTTCGCCGAGCTGATCGCGCCCGGACGAGGCGGCATCGGCACCGTCGCGCTCGGACCGCAGATACTCTTCTCGCAAGGGAAGCTCGCGCGCAGCCCCGGTCCCTTCGATCTTGCGATCGACGGCCCGGGATTCTTCGCGGTCGTCGACGCGCGCGGACACCGGCTCTACACGCGCGACGGTCAGTTCTCCCGTGCCGCCGACGGCACGCTGCGCGACGCGCGCGACGATCGCCTCGACGGCCTGCGGGTTCCCGCCGACGCGCTCTCGCTCGACGTCGCGCCCGACGGGAGCGTCGTCGCGGCGTTTTCGAACGGGAAGCGCACGATCGGCCGCATCGGCTTGGCCGAGTTTCCGTCGCCGCAGCACCTGCGCTTCGTGGACGGCGCGCTCTTCGCCGCGACGCCCGCTTGCGGCAAGCCGAGAACGGTGACGCCCGGCGGCGACGGCGGCCCGAAGCTGCACTTCGGAATGCTCGAAGAGTCGAACGTTACGATCATCGACGCGATGATGCAGATTCTAACGGCCCAGCGCGCCTACGAAGCGAATGCGAAGGGCGTCCAGGCCGCCGACGAGATGCTGCGCATCGCTAATAACCTCGAGCGAGCGTGAATCTGCTGCCGTGCCCGCTCGTAACCGCGCTTAGTCTTCGATCGCCTCTTGCATGATGGAGAGGTGGTCTCTTTGCGTCGCCTCGCGGCGAGTGTTGTGAAAGTTCGCCAGCTTCCAGCGGCCGCCGTCCCGCACGGCGAGGACGCTTGCGACGCTCAGAACGATCCCCTGCACCGGCCCTGAGGGGATGTCGAGGCGCGACGGAACGATAGCCAACACCGCGTTCGGCGCGATCGTTCGAATGCTTTCGATTTCGAACGTGACGGTGCTGCCCGCATAGGGGCCGTGAAAAATCTTATCGTGCAACGCGGCCACGGCCGGCCGCCCTTTGACGTGCATGCCCAGCAGGTTGATGAAGTCGACGTCGCCGGTGCACCATTGCGCGAAGGCGTGGCCGTCGCCGTTCCTCCAGGCTTCACGTAGGGCGTCGAGCGTCGTTTGGAGCTCTCGATTCGTCATGTCGTTCATCGTGCTCTCCTCGAAGGGCGTGGCCTTCGCGTAATCTCCGCGTGACGATCCGGCAACGATTAGGCGCTAGAGTCTCGATATGACTCACGTTCTCGGCCGTCGCGACTTTGCCCCTGCTGCGGCCGTTGGCGAGCGTGGATAGCGTCGCCGCGCGCCGCGCGGGCGAGATGATCGAAGGCTTTCTGCTGACGCCGATCCTGCGACCGATGATCGCGGGCGCCGGCGCGATCGGCGATTACGAGCTCGATCTGCTCGCCCACGAGATCGCGCGGCACGAGCGAA
This Candidatus Binatia bacterium DNA region includes the following protein-coding sequences:
- a CDS encoding flagellar hook basal-body protein, with amino-acid sequence MDRALAAAASGMAAQQRNLETISENLANASVVGFKGSAQRFAELIAPGRGGIGTVALGPQILFSQGKLARSPGPFDLAIDGPGFFAVVDARGHRLYTRDGQFSRAADGTLRDARDDRLDGLRVPADALSLDVAPDGSVVAAFSNGKRTIGRIGLAEFPSPQHLRFVDGALFAATPACGKPRTVTPGGDGGPKLHFGMLEESNVTIIDAMMQILTAQRAYEANAKGVQAADEMLRIANNLERA
- a CDS encoding SgcJ/EcaC family oxidoreductase, with amino-acid sequence MNDMTNRELQTTLDALREAWRNGDGHAFAQWCTGDVDFINLLGMHVKGRPAVAALHDKIFHGPYAGSTVTFEIESIRTIAPNAVLAIVPSRLDIPSGPVQGIVLSVASVLAVRDGGRWKLANFHNTRREATQRDHLSIMQEAIED